One window from the genome of Choloepus didactylus isolate mChoDid1 chromosome 2, mChoDid1.pri, whole genome shotgun sequence encodes:
- the LOC119527398 gene encoding nuclear autoantigenic sperm protein isoform X2: MAAESTATAAIAAELVPIDKIEEDAPAPSTSADKVESLDVDSEAKKLLGLGQKHLVMGDIPAAVNAFQEAASLLGKKYGETANECGEAFFFYGKSLLELARMENGVLGNALEGVHVEEEEGEKTEDESLVENNDNIDETEGSEEEDKENDKAKEIPNDSVVENKSLQENEEEEIGNLELAWDMLDLAKIIFKRQETKEAQLYAAQAHLKLGEVSVESENYVQAVEEFQACLNLQEQYLEAHDRLLAETHYQLGLAYGYNSQYDEAVAQFSKSIEVIEKRMAVLNEQMKEAEGSTTEYEKEIEELKELLPEIKEKIEDAKESQRSGNVAELALKATLVESSTSGFTSSGGSSSVSMIASRKPTDGASSSNCVTDISHLVRKKRKPEEESPRKDDAKKAKQEPEVNGGSGDAVPSGNEVSEHMEEEAENQAESRAAVEGTMEAGATVESTAC; this comes from the exons AATTGAAGAAGATGCTCCTGCTCCTTCTACCTCTGCAGATAAAGTGGAGAG tctgGATGTGGATAGTGAAGCTAAGAAACTATTGGGTTTAGGACAGAAACACCTCGTGATGGGGGATATTCCAGCAGCTGTCAATGCATTTCAGGAAGCAGCTAGTCTTTT AGGTAAGAAGTATGGAGAAACAGCTAATGAGTGTGGAGAAGCCTTCTTTTTCTATGGGAAATCGCTTCTGGAATTGGCAAG AATGGAGAATGGTGTGTTGGGAAATGCCCTGGAAGGTGTGCAtgtggaagaggaggaaggagaaaaaacagaagacGAGTCTCTGgtagaaaataatgataatatagATG AAACTGAAGGCTCAGAAGAGGAGGATAAAGAAAATGACAAGGCTAAAGAAATACCAAATGATTCTGTTGTTGAAAATAAG TCTCTCcaagaaaatgaagaggaggaaattGGGAACCTAGAGCTTGCCTGGGATATGCTGGATTTAgcgaagatcatttttaaaag GCAAGAAACAAAAGAAGCTCAGCTTTATGCTGCACAGGCACATCTTAAACTTGGAGAAGTTAGTGTTGAATCAG AGAATTACGTCCAAGCTGTGGAGGAGTTCCAGGCTTGCTTAAACCTGCAAGAGCAGTACCTAGAAGCCCACGACCGTCTCCTTGCAGAGACCCACTACCAGTTGGGCTTGGCCTATGGGTACAACTCCCAGTATGATGAGGCAGTGGCACAATTCAGCAAATCTATTGAAGTCATTGAGAAGAGAATGG CTGTACTAAATGAGCAGATGAAGGAGGCTGAAGGATCAACTACTGAATATGAGAAAGAAATTGAGGAGCTGAAGGAACTGCTACCCGAAATTAAAGAGAAGATAGAAGATGCAAAGGAGTCCCAGCGCAGTGGCAATGTAGCTGAATTGGCTCTTAAAGCTACTCTG GTGGAAAGCTCTACCTCGGGTTTCACTTCTAGTGGAGGAAGCTCTTCAGTCTCCATG ATTGCCAGTAGAAAGCCAACAGATGGTGCTTCCTCGTCAAACTGTGTGACTGATATTTCTCATCTTGTCAGAAAGAAG AGGAAACCAGAGGAAGAGAGCCCCCGGAAAGATGATGCAAAGAAAGCCAAACAAGAACCGGAGGTGAATGGAGGCAGTGGGGATGCTGTCCCCAGTGGAAATGAAGTTTCCGAACacatggaggaggag GCTGAGAATCAGGCTGAAAGCCGGGCAGCAGTGGAGGGGACAATGGAGGCCGGAGCTACAGTTGAAAGCACTGCTTGTTGA
- the LOC119527398 gene encoding nuclear autoantigenic sperm protein isoform X1, giving the protein MAAESTATAAIAAELVPIDKIEEDAPAPSTSADKVESLDVDSEAKKLLGLGQKHLVMGDIPAAVNAFQEAASLLGKKYGETANECGEAFFFYGKSLLELARMENGVLGNALEGVHVEEEEGEKTEDESLVENNDNIDEEAREELREQVYDAMGEKEEAQKTEDKSLVKPETDKEQELEMEKGGREDMDITELTEEQQEKVQSPPDQLIETTEEAKGAAAPEGLNEAEVNSGKPEQEVPDTEEGKAVSGIDIQEEECREKGQEKQGEVFVSIEEKPKEASEEQPAVTLEEQGTAVEVEAEPIDPTVKPVPVGGEEPNEQVATSDKEPGKALLEEQLIVQEVPLAEESPQVTPEAAEALAVEAGSGDSEKPRQEATVNGLSTAGDQTPIEPQTTSAEGLTETKDGSGVEEKVRAELVPSQETQLFIEESEAAGDGVETKVVKEATEKPPEDKVKIAANEETQEKEEQMKEGEETEGSEEEDKENDKAKEIPNDSVVENKSLQENEEEEIGNLELAWDMLDLAKIIFKRQETKEAQLYAAQAHLKLGEVSVESENYVQAVEEFQACLNLQEQYLEAHDRLLAETHYQLGLAYGYNSQYDEAVAQFSKSIEVIEKRMAVLNEQMKEAEGSTTEYEKEIEELKELLPEIKEKIEDAKESQRSGNVAELALKATLVESSTSGFTSSGGSSSVSMIASRKPTDGASSSNCVTDISHLVRKKRKPEEESPRKDDAKKAKQEPEVNGGSGDAVPSGNEVSEHMEEEAENQAESRAAVEGTMEAGATVESTAC; this is encoded by the exons AATTGAAGAAGATGCTCCTGCTCCTTCTACCTCTGCAGATAAAGTGGAGAG tctgGATGTGGATAGTGAAGCTAAGAAACTATTGGGTTTAGGACAGAAACACCTCGTGATGGGGGATATTCCAGCAGCTGTCAATGCATTTCAGGAAGCAGCTAGTCTTTT AGGTAAGAAGTATGGAGAAACAGCTAATGAGTGTGGAGAAGCCTTCTTTTTCTATGGGAAATCGCTTCTGGAATTGGCAAG AATGGAGAATGGTGTGTTGGGAAATGCCCTGGAAGGTGTGCAtgtggaagaggaggaaggagaaaaaacagaagacGAGTCTCTGgtagaaaataatgataatatagATG AGGAAGCAAGGGAAGAGTTGAGAGAACAGGTTTATGACGCcatgggagaaaaagaagaagccCAAAAAACAGAAGACAAGTCTCTTGTAAAGCCTGAAACTGATAAAGAACAGGAGCTTGAAATGGAGAAGGGTGGAAGAGAAGATATGGATATAACTGAGCTTACAGAGGAGCAACAGGAAAAAGTTCAGTCACCACCAGATCAGCTAATTGAAACCACTGAAGAGGCAAAAGGAGCAGCAGCACCAGAAGGACTGAACGAAGCTGAAGTCAATTCTGGGAAGCCAGAACAGGAAGTACCAGATACTGAGGAAGGAAAAGCAGTATCTGGAATAGATATCCAAGAAGAAGAGTGCAGAGAAAAAGGTCAGGAGAAACAGGGAGAGGTATTTGTGAGCATAGAGGAAAAACCAAAAGAAGCTTCAGAAGAGCAGCCTGCTGTGACTCTAGAAGAGCAGGGCACTGCAGTGGAGGTAGAAGCAGAACCTATAGACCCAACGGTCAAGCCGGTGCCTGTGGGTGGGGAGGAACCAAATGAGCAGGTAGCTACCTCTGATAAAGAACCAGGGAAGGCTCTTCTTGAGGAGCAGCTGATAGTGCAAGAAGTGCCACTTGCTGAAGAGTCACCACAGGTGACACCAGAGGCTGCAGAGGCATTGGCTGTGGAGGCTGGATCAGGAGACTCTGAGAAGCCCAGACAGGAGGCCACAGTCAATGGACTGTCCACTGCAGGAGACCAGACTCCTATTGAACCACAGACAACTTCTGCAGAAGGACTGACAGAAACAAAAGATGGCTCTGGAGTAGAGGAGAAGGTCAGGGCAGAGCTGGTTCCTAGCCAGGAGACTCAGCTGTTCATAGAAGAGTCTGAGGCAGCTGGAGATGGGGTTGAGACCAAGGTAGTCAAGGAGGCTACTGAGAAACCACCTGAAGACAAAGTTAAGATAGCTGCTAATGAAGAGACAcaagagaaagaagaacagaTGAAAGAGGGCGAAG AAACTGAAGGCTCAGAAGAGGAGGATAAAGAAAATGACAAGGCTAAAGAAATACCAAATGATTCTGTTGTTGAAAATAAG TCTCTCcaagaaaatgaagaggaggaaattGGGAACCTAGAGCTTGCCTGGGATATGCTGGATTTAgcgaagatcatttttaaaag GCAAGAAACAAAAGAAGCTCAGCTTTATGCTGCACAGGCACATCTTAAACTTGGAGAAGTTAGTGTTGAATCAG AGAATTACGTCCAAGCTGTGGAGGAGTTCCAGGCTTGCTTAAACCTGCAAGAGCAGTACCTAGAAGCCCACGACCGTCTCCTTGCAGAGACCCACTACCAGTTGGGCTTGGCCTATGGGTACAACTCCCAGTATGATGAGGCAGTGGCACAATTCAGCAAATCTATTGAAGTCATTGAGAAGAGAATGG CTGTACTAAATGAGCAGATGAAGGAGGCTGAAGGATCAACTACTGAATATGAGAAAGAAATTGAGGAGCTGAAGGAACTGCTACCCGAAATTAAAGAGAAGATAGAAGATGCAAAGGAGTCCCAGCGCAGTGGCAATGTAGCTGAATTGGCTCTTAAAGCTACTCTG GTGGAAAGCTCTACCTCGGGTTTCACTTCTAGTGGAGGAAGCTCTTCAGTCTCCATG ATTGCCAGTAGAAAGCCAACAGATGGTGCTTCCTCGTCAAACTGTGTGACTGATATTTCTCATCTTGTCAGAAAGAAG AGGAAACCAGAGGAAGAGAGCCCCCGGAAAGATGATGCAAAGAAAGCCAAACAAGAACCGGAGGTGAATGGAGGCAGTGGGGATGCTGTCCCCAGTGGAAATGAAGTTTCCGAACacatggaggaggag GCTGAGAATCAGGCTGAAAGCCGGGCAGCAGTGGAGGGGACAATGGAGGCCGGAGCTACAGTTGAAAGCACTGCTTGTTGA